The following are encoded together in the Aerococcus mictus genome:
- a CDS encoding TrkH family potassium uptake protein produces the protein MLNFFKRLNVSQKIAFSFMSVILVGSLLLSLPIAHTATSTATYLDHLFISVSAVCVTGLWTESIYDSYNIIGQMVMLALIQTGGLGLMTIIGSIYHTIGQNIGLKNQIATGAALNHSENYKIGDFLTRIIRYTAIIEGTGFILLSTYFVPRFGWAKGLWNGLFTAISAFCNAGFDIMGNNSLIDLKTVPVLNWTIMALIVLGGIGFSVWFDITNQIKNYAKKSNGRKLSFYFKHLSPHTKLVLIVTSLVILTGASLFLLVEWNNPGTIGPLSLGDKIMTAFFQTITMRTAGFATVDYTACRPVSLLIFVLTMFIGGGAGGTAGGLKVTTFALTIMLALREVRQIKHVNFDRHTIPDAAVRQSFTIALMYVSALFIGSALLLTFDPGQRYLHLLFEAISALATVGVSAGLTPNLSLASHIVLMLLMFVGRIGPMTMALSLRRNRNNYDIRYAKTNILIG, from the coding sequence ATGTTAAATTTTTTTAAGCGCTTAAATGTTTCTCAAAAGATTGCTTTTTCTTTCATGAGTGTGATTTTAGTAGGGTCCTTACTCTTATCCCTACCGATCGCCCATACGGCGACTTCTACTGCAACTTATTTAGACCATTTGTTTATTTCAGTATCAGCCGTTTGTGTGACTGGTTTATGGACCGAATCCATTTATGATTCTTATAATATTATCGGACAAATGGTGATGCTAGCCCTGATCCAAACGGGTGGCTTGGGCTTGATGACTATTATTGGGTCCATCTACCATACCATTGGACAAAACATTGGTTTGAAAAATCAAATAGCCACTGGCGCGGCCCTTAACCACAGCGAAAATTACAAAATTGGCGACTTCCTAACCCGAATTATTCGCTATACGGCGATTATTGAGGGGACTGGCTTTATCTTATTGTCGACCTACTTTGTGCCTCGCTTCGGCTGGGCTAAGGGGCTCTGGAATGGTCTCTTTACAGCTATCTCAGCTTTCTGTAATGCTGGCTTTGATATTATGGGAAACAATTCCCTAATTGATCTTAAGACAGTCCCGGTATTAAATTGGACCATCATGGCCCTCATCGTCCTGGGTGGAATTGGTTTCAGTGTTTGGTTTGATATTACTAATCAAATCAAAAATTATGCTAAGAAAAGTAATGGACGCAAACTGAGTTTTTATTTTAAACACTTAAGTCCCCATACCAAGTTAGTTCTTATCGTTACTAGCCTAGTTATTCTGACTGGAGCCTCTTTATTTTTACTCGTGGAGTGGAATAATCCTGGTACCATTGGGCCGTTATCGCTTGGTGATAAGATTATGACCGCCTTTTTCCAAACCATCACTATGCGTACTGCCGGCTTTGCCACTGTGGATTACACGGCCTGCCGCCCCGTGTCCTTGTTGATCTTTGTTCTCACCATGTTCATTGGTGGGGGTGCCGGGGGTACTGCCGGTGGGTTAAAGGTAACCACCTTTGCCTTAACCATTATGTTAGCCTTGCGCGAGGTGCGGCAAATTAAGCATGTCAACTTTGACCGGCATACGATTCCAGATGCTGCGGTTCGTCAATCTTTTACCATAGCTTTAATGTATGTTAGTGCTCTCTTCATTGGGTCGGCCTTATTATTAACTTTTGATCCAGGCCAGCGCTACTTACACTTATTATTTGAAGCCATTTCAGCCTTGGCGACAGTTGGGGTCTCTGCTGGCTTGACGCCTAACCTTTCCTTAGCTAGCCACATTGTTTTAATGCTATTAATGTTTGTTGGCCGTATCGGTCCAATGACCATGGCTTTAAGTTTGAGACGGAATCGGAACAATTATGATATTCGCTATGCGAAGACCAATATTCTTATTGGGTAG
- a CDS encoding DUF1846 domain-containing protein, with protein sequence MGKIGFDTKKYLEEQSKYIFKRVEGKDKLYLEFGGKLIGDKHAKRVLPGFDEDAKLKLLERMKDQAEIIICVYAGDIESNKMRGDYGITYDLEVLRLIDEYHALDISVNSVLITRYHGEANATNFMHNLERRGIKVYTHQEIKGYPTNVDLLGENGFEVNPYIETTKPIVVVSGPGAGSGKLATCLNQLYHEWKRGVRASYAKFETFPVWNLPLNHPVNIAYEAATVDLKDVNMIDNYHYDAYGEVAVNYNRDLKMFPVIRRILQSITHETVYQSPTDMGVNCVKAGIIDDEVVRQAANEEIIRRSFQTENDYKSGLVDEEALSRMQLIMEDSNLKQEDRIPVKEARQYAKEVQDRFNSEEDQPVMALALDDGQIVTGRSSDLMDASGAVILNSLKVLAGIADPINLLSPLILQTIQELKTGPLRDRTPILTANELLIALAISASTNPTAQMAYDQLKALDGTQAHSTYILTKDNEKTLKSLGIDVTNDPVFPNENLYYQ encoded by the coding sequence ATGGGTAAAATTGGTTTTGACACTAAAAAGTATCTTGAAGAACAGTCTAAGTATATCTTTAAGCGCGTTGAAGGCAAAGATAAGCTCTACCTGGAATTTGGGGGAAAATTAATCGGCGATAAGCACGCCAAACGGGTCCTTCCAGGTTTCGATGAAGATGCCAAATTGAAACTCTTGGAGAGAATGAAGGACCAAGCTGAAATTATTATCTGTGTCTATGCTGGAGACATTGAAAGTAACAAGATGCGGGGCGACTATGGCATCACTTATGACCTTGAAGTCTTACGTTTAATCGACGAATACCATGCCTTAGATATTTCTGTTAACAGTGTCCTCATCACCCGCTACCATGGTGAGGCGAATGCCACAAACTTTATGCATAATCTCGAACGACGGGGAATTAAGGTCTACACCCACCAAGAAATTAAGGGTTACCCCACTAACGTTGACCTTTTAGGAGAAAATGGTTTTGAAGTCAACCCTTATATTGAAACCACAAAACCGATTGTGGTTGTCTCTGGTCCAGGTGCCGGCTCTGGAAAACTAGCCACCTGCCTTAACCAGCTCTACCATGAATGGAAGCGTGGAGTCCGGGCATCTTACGCCAAATTTGAAACCTTCCCAGTCTGGAACCTCCCCCTCAACCACCCGGTTAATATTGCCTATGAAGCAGCGACGGTGGACTTAAAAGACGTCAATATGATTGATAATTATCACTACGACGCTTATGGGGAAGTCGCTGTTAATTACAACCGCGACTTAAAGATGTTCCCAGTCATCCGCCGCATCCTACAAAGCATTACCCATGAAACTGTCTACCAATCCCCTACCGACATGGGCGTGAACTGTGTCAAGGCTGGCATTATTGATGACGAAGTGGTCCGTCAGGCAGCTAATGAAGAAATCATCCGCCGTTCCTTCCAAACAGAAAACGATTATAAGAGTGGTCTGGTCGATGAAGAAGCCTTGTCACGGATGCAATTAATTATGGAAGACTCCAACCTCAAACAAGAAGACCGCATTCCTGTCAAAGAAGCACGCCAATATGCTAAAGAAGTCCAAGACCGCTTCAATTCCGAAGAAGACCAACCCGTCATGGCCTTGGCTTTAGATGATGGTCAAATTGTTACTGGGCGTAGCAGTGACCTGATGGACGCCTCAGGTGCAGTCATCCTAAACAGCTTAAAGGTACTAGCTGGTATTGCTGATCCGATTAACCTCTTATCACCACTCATTTTACAAACCATTCAAGAACTCAAAACCGGCCCTTTACGTGACCGGACACCGATCCTAACTGCCAATGAATTACTCATTGCCCTAGCTATCTCAGCGTCAACCAATCCAACCGCCCAAATGGCTTATGACCAATTAAAAGCCCTGGACGGCACCCAAGCTCACTCAACCTACATACTCACTAAAGACAATGAAAAAACCTTGAAGAGTTTAGGTATCGATGTCACTAATGACCCTGTCTTCCCTAATGAAAATCTCTATTATCAATAA
- a CDS encoding DUF4298 domain-containing protein encodes METEARIQAMENHADQVAALLTDFSKSLEAYAKGQAAVNKLSDYYGSEEWYHDFEASNQGALPSDLKCGVLSEDQVYNLLTDNYDLAIRMLEIATQVIKNY; translated from the coding sequence ATGGAAACAGAAGCTAGAATCCAGGCAATGGAAAACCATGCCGATCAAGTGGCCGCTTTACTTACTGATTTTTCTAAGTCTTTAGAGGCATATGCTAAGGGTCAAGCTGCCGTAAATAAACTTAGCGACTATTATGGGAGTGAAGAATGGTATCATGATTTTGAGGCTTCTAACCAGGGAGCTCTTCCTAGTGACTTAAAATGTGGTGTGCTTTCTGAGGATCAAGTCTATAATTTACTTACAGATAACTATGATTTAGCTATCCGTATGCTAGAAATAGCCACACAAGTTATTAAAAATTATTAA
- the pstB gene encoding phosphate ABC transporter ATP-binding protein PstB, which yields MSAHNMDLWYGNFQALEDIDIEIYEKQVTALIGPSGSGKSTFLKSLNRMNDLVDGCRIDGTIELEGKNIYDKNINLNLLRKEVGMVFQQPNPFPMSIYDNVAYGPRTHGIRDKNELDQIVEESLRGAAIWDEVKDDLSKSGLAISGGQQQRVCIARALAVKPEVLLMDEPTSALDPISTLKIEDLINDLKEEYTIVIVTHNMQQAARVSDYTAFFYADPELGGGHSRIIEYGPTEQIFNNPQQEQTADYVAGRFG from the coding sequence ATGAGTGCCCATAATATGGACCTCTGGTATGGTAATTTCCAGGCTTTGGAAGATATTGATATTGAAATTTATGAAAAACAAGTGACTGCTTTGATCGGACCTTCTGGATCAGGGAAATCCACCTTTCTTAAATCTTTAAACCGTATGAATGACCTGGTTGATGGTTGCCGGATTGACGGAACCATTGAATTAGAAGGTAAAAATATTTACGATAAAAATATCAACCTTAACCTTTTACGTAAGGAAGTAGGGATGGTTTTCCAACAACCTAACCCCTTCCCAATGAGTATTTACGATAACGTGGCTTATGGCCCTCGTACCCACGGTATCCGTGATAAAAATGAACTTGATCAAATTGTGGAAGAATCCTTACGTGGTGCAGCTATTTGGGACGAAGTCAAGGATGACTTGTCTAAGAGTGGTTTAGCTATTTCTGGTGGGCAACAACAACGGGTATGTATTGCGCGTGCCTTAGCCGTTAAACCAGAAGTCTTACTCATGGACGAACCCACTTCAGCCTTGGACCCAATATCCACTTTGAAGATTGAAGACTTAATTAATGATCTTAAAGAAGAATATACCATTGTCATCGTGACCCATAACATGCAACAAGCTGCCCGGGTATCCGACTACACGGCCTTCTTCTATGCTGATCCAGAATTAGGCGGTGGCCATTCTAGAATTATCGAGTATGGCCCAACGGAACAAATCTTTAACAACCCTCAACAAGAACAAACTGCCGACTATGTGGCTGGTCGTTTTGGTTAG
- a CDS encoding potassium channel family protein codes for MSKANRVIGVMGLGLFGSALVKRLATKGIDVIACDRMEKHVNDLEDCLTIGSVGDFTDLDFMREAGFGNCDIIVIGTGENLEAAVLGVINCQELGVNHIICKAKNQRFAQALLALGVSRVILPEEESGYHIADVISRQSIEDLINLDEETAIVEFRAPEKWINVTLDELDVRQKYDLNIIGIRKHLKETLNTQFQPDYRFAKDDIIVAVANNEKFDQIDYLERL; via the coding sequence ATGAGTAAAGCAAATCGTGTTATTGGTGTTATGGGCTTAGGCCTCTTTGGTTCTGCCTTGGTTAAGCGACTAGCAACCAAGGGAATTGATGTGATTGCTTGTGACCGCATGGAAAAACATGTCAACGACTTGGAAGATTGTCTAACCATAGGTAGTGTAGGAGACTTTACTGACCTCGACTTTATGCGAGAAGCTGGTTTTGGAAATTGCGATATTATTGTGATTGGAACCGGTGAAAACCTCGAGGCTGCCGTTCTCGGTGTGATTAATTGTCAAGAATTAGGGGTCAACCACATTATCTGTAAGGCGAAGAACCAACGTTTTGCCCAAGCCTTGTTAGCGCTAGGGGTTTCGCGAGTGATTCTTCCTGAAGAGGAATCAGGCTACCATATCGCTGATGTTATCAGCCGCCAATCCATTGAAGACCTGATTAATCTGGATGAAGAAACCGCCATTGTTGAATTCCGGGCTCCGGAAAAATGGATCAATGTCACTTTGGATGAATTAGATGTCAGACAGAAATACGATCTCAATATTATCGGGATCAGGAAACATCTAAAGGAAACCCTAAATACCCAATTCCAACCGGATTATCGTTTTGCTAAAGACGATATTATCGTGGCTGTAGCCAATAATGAAAAATTTGATCAAATTGATTACTTAGAACGTTTATAA
- the uidA gene encoding beta-glucuronidase produces MLYPQTNSCRSVLSLDGNWRFRIKEDQESYDPKDPLDHWQSVAVPASFNDQVADPAIRNHVGYFYYQRDFSLPKTLADQDIFLRFGSATHQAWVYVNGQEVTHHQGGFTPFECKITDAVSFSEPNRLTVLLSNILDHTTLPVGHYHEKKDDQGKIQRKLDENFDFFNYAGLNRSIVIYTSSKSARLSDLTILPDLNDSLDQAKVSFDVSIDSKLNDGLSYQISIYDEAEKLVAEGKANESEFYLDQPHLWQPLNAYLYTAQVDLYRDGDLVDTYRQNFGIRKVEVKNGQFLINQEPFYFKGCGKHEDSYAHGRGFDPVYNVLDINLLKSMGANSIRTSHYPYSEEMMQLCDREGIVVIDETTGVGIMSSFGFNMSNFDPKTYRDDTFQELDTQAAHEQVIRELIQRDKNHACVVMWSLANEAATFNPEAHDYFAPLFELARSLDPQKRPLTMINILLATPDTDQCSDLVDVICLNRYYGWYTQTADFDLAEELSLKELQDWQVLYPDKPIMYTEYGVDTVAGLHAVERQPFTEEFQWDYYVMMSRVFDQVDNFVGEQLWNFADFQTKVGVQRVQGNKKGIFNRAREPKMVVRFLKDRWQKIPNFNYKTIEN; encoded by the coding sequence ATGTTATATCCACAAACTAACTCATGTCGTAGTGTCTTATCACTCGATGGCAACTGGCGCTTCCGCATTAAAGAAGACCAAGAAAGTTATGATCCTAAGGACCCCTTAGACCACTGGCAAAGTGTTGCAGTCCCTGCCTCCTTCAATGACCAAGTCGCCGATCCAGCCATTCGCAACCATGTCGGCTACTTTTACTATCAAAGAGACTTCAGCCTACCCAAGACTTTAGCTGACCAGGATATCTTCCTCCGCTTTGGCTCTGCAACCCACCAAGCTTGGGTCTATGTCAATGGTCAAGAAGTCACCCATCACCAAGGGGGCTTTACTCCCTTTGAGTGCAAGATTACGGACGCAGTTTCTTTTTCTGAGCCTAACCGCCTAACTGTTCTCCTCTCCAATATCCTTGACCACACCACCCTACCCGTGGGCCACTACCATGAAAAGAAAGATGACCAAGGAAAGATCCAACGAAAATTGGATGAGAACTTTGATTTCTTCAATTACGCTGGGCTTAACCGCTCCATTGTCATCTATACTAGCTCCAAATCAGCCCGCCTAAGTGACCTCACTATCCTGCCCGACTTAAATGATTCCTTAGACCAAGCTAAAGTCAGCTTTGATGTTTCGATTGATTCAAAGCTTAATGACGGGTTATCCTATCAAATAAGTATTTACGATGAAGCTGAAAAGTTAGTTGCCGAGGGGAAGGCGAATGAGAGTGAATTTTACCTAGACCAACCCCATCTCTGGCAACCACTGAATGCCTATCTCTATACTGCCCAAGTCGACCTCTATCGAGACGGTGACCTGGTGGACACCTACCGGCAAAACTTTGGGATTCGTAAGGTCGAAGTTAAAAATGGCCAATTTCTAATTAACCAAGAACCCTTCTATTTCAAGGGTTGTGGTAAACATGAAGATAGCTACGCCCATGGTCGTGGTTTTGATCCTGTGTATAATGTCTTGGATATTAACCTCTTAAAGAGCATGGGAGCCAACTCTATCCGTACCTCCCACTATCCTTATTCCGAGGAAATGATGCAGCTCTGTGACCGGGAAGGGATTGTCGTTATCGATGAAACCACCGGGGTGGGAATTATGTCCTCCTTTGGTTTTAATATGTCTAACTTTGACCCAAAAACTTACCGCGATGACACTTTCCAAGAACTCGATACCCAAGCAGCCCATGAACAAGTTATCCGCGAACTGATTCAAAGAGATAAAAACCACGCCTGTGTAGTGATGTGGTCCTTAGCCAACGAAGCTGCCACTTTCAACCCGGAAGCTCATGATTATTTTGCCCCGCTCTTTGAATTAGCTCGGTCGCTCGACCCCCAAAAACGTCCACTAACTATGATCAATATCCTCTTAGCCACTCCGGATACTGACCAATGTTCTGACCTGGTTGATGTCATTTGCCTTAACCGCTATTACGGCTGGTATACCCAAACCGCTGATTTTGACCTAGCTGAAGAGCTGAGCCTCAAAGAATTACAAGACTGGCAAGTCCTCTATCCAGATAAACCGATCATGTACACGGAATATGGGGTGGATACGGTTGCTGGCCTTCATGCTGTCGAGCGCCAACCCTTCACGGAAGAATTCCAATGGGATTACTATGTCATGATGTCTCGGGTCTTTGACCAAGTGGATAACTTTGTCGGCGAGCAACTCTGGAATTTCGCTGACTTTCAAACCAAGGTTGGCGTTCAACGGGTTCAAGGCAACAAAAAAGGTATCTTTAACCGGGCCCGGGAACCGAAAATGGTGGTTCGTTTCCTTAAGGACCGCTGGCAAAAGATACCAAACTTTAATTATAAAACGATAGAAAACTAA